One genomic window of Anguilla anguilla isolate fAngAng1 chromosome 13, fAngAng1.pri, whole genome shotgun sequence includes the following:
- the LOC118211293 gene encoding E3 ubiquitin-protein ligase NRDP1-like isoform X2, which yields MRNMLSKLQITCDNAGFGCKAVLRLDQLPSHLKDCEHNPKRPVMCEEGCGLEMPKDEVANHNCIKHLRTVVQQQQTKIGELEKTAAEHKHQLAEQKRDIQLLKAYMRAIRSANPNLQNLEETIEYNEILEWVNSLQPARVTRWGGMISTPDAVLQAVIKRSLIDSGCPLSIVNDLIENAHERNWPQGLATLETRQMNRRYYENYVAKRIPGKQAVVVMACENQHMGEDMILEPGLVMIFAHGVEEIL from the exons ATGCGCAACATGCTGTCCAAGCTGCAGATAACCTGCGACAACGCCGGCTTCGGCTGCAAGGCCGTGCTGCGCCTCGACCAGCTGCCGTCCCACCTCAAGGACTGCGAGCACAACCCGAAGAGACCCGTCATGTGTGAGGAGGGCTGCGG GCTGGAGATGCCCAAAGATGAGGTGGCCAATCACAACTGCATCAAACACCTGCGCACCgtagtgcagcagcagcagaccaAGATCGGCGAGCTGGAGAAGACCGCAGCCGAGCACAAGCACCAGCTGGCTGAGCAG AAGCGGGACATTCAGCTGCTGAAGGCCTACATGAGGGCCATACGCAGCGCCAACCCCAACCTGCAGAACCTGGAGGAGACCATAGAATACAATGAGATTCTAGA gtgggtGAACTCCCTGCAGCCGGCGCGGGTGACGCGCTGGGGCGGGATGATCTCCACGCCGGACGCCGTGCTCCAGGCCGTGATCAAGCGCTCGCTGATCGACAGCGGCTGCCCGCTCTCCATCGTCAACGACCTGATCGAGAACGCGCACGAGCGCAACTGGCCGCAGGGCCTGGCCACGCTGGAGACGCGGCAGATGAACCGCCGCTACTACGAGAACTACGTGGCCAAGCGCATCCCCGGCAAGCAGGCGGTGGTGGTGATGGCCTGCGAGAACCAGCACATGGGCGAGGACATGATCCTGGAGCCCGGCCTGGTCATGATCTTCGCCCACGGCGTGGAGGAGATCCTGTAG
- the LOC118211293 gene encoding E3 ubiquitin-protein ligase NRDP1-like isoform X1, which yields MGYDVTRFQGDVDEDLLCPICSGVLEEPVQAPHCEHAFCNACITQWFSQQQICPVDRTVVTLAHLRPVPRIMRNMLSKLQITCDNAGFGCKAVLRLDQLPSHLKDCEHNPKRPVMCEEGCGLEMPKDEVANHNCIKHLRTVVQQQQTKIGELEKTAAEHKHQLAEQKRDIQLLKAYMRAIRSANPNLQNLEETIEYNEILEWVNSLQPARVTRWGGMISTPDAVLQAVIKRSLIDSGCPLSIVNDLIENAHERNWPQGLATLETRQMNRRYYENYVAKRIPGKQAVVVMACENQHMGEDMILEPGLVMIFAHGVEEIL from the exons GCCCCGCACTGTGAACATGCCTTCTGCAACGCCTGCATCACGCAGTGGTTCTCGCAGCAGCAGATCTGCCCGGTGGACCGCACCGTGGTCACGCTGGCCCACCTGCGGCCCGTGCCCCGCATCATGCGCAACATGCTGTCCAAGCTGCAGATAACCTGCGACAACGCCGGCTTCGGCTGCAAGGCCGTGCTGCGCCTCGACCAGCTGCCGTCCCACCTCAAGGACTGCGAGCACAACCCGAAGAGACCCGTCATGTGTGAGGAGGGCTGCGG GCTGGAGATGCCCAAAGATGAGGTGGCCAATCACAACTGCATCAAACACCTGCGCACCgtagtgcagcagcagcagaccaAGATCGGCGAGCTGGAGAAGACCGCAGCCGAGCACAAGCACCAGCTGGCTGAGCAG AAGCGGGACATTCAGCTGCTGAAGGCCTACATGAGGGCCATACGCAGCGCCAACCCCAACCTGCAGAACCTGGAGGAGACCATAGAATACAATGAGATTCTAGA gtgggtGAACTCCCTGCAGCCGGCGCGGGTGACGCGCTGGGGCGGGATGATCTCCACGCCGGACGCCGTGCTCCAGGCCGTGATCAAGCGCTCGCTGATCGACAGCGGCTGCCCGCTCTCCATCGTCAACGACCTGATCGAGAACGCGCACGAGCGCAACTGGCCGCAGGGCCTGGCCACGCTGGAGACGCGGCAGATGAACCGCCGCTACTACGAGAACTACGTGGCCAAGCGCATCCCCGGCAAGCAGGCGGTGGTGGTGATGGCCTGCGAGAACCAGCACATGGGCGAGGACATGATCCTGGAGCCCGGCCTGGTCATGATCTTCGCCCACGGCGTGGAGGAGATCCTGTAG